A genomic region of Solanum stenotomum isolate F172 unplaced genomic scaffold, ASM1918654v1 scaffold25311, whole genome shotgun sequence contains the following coding sequences:
- the LOC125851385 gene encoding geraniol 8-hydroxylase-like, which translates to MDYHTLAMGSSFALISFVNNIAKICSKGSKKLPRGPSPWTIIGNLHLLVTKPHISLANLAKKYGPIMSLKLGQIALVVISSSAMAKQDLAFSSRFIPNALQAQNYCKFSMSWLPVCPQWRMLRRILNINIFSTNRLDANQHLRSQKVNELIAYCEKCCQQGEAVDVGQIVFKTNLNLVSNTLFSKDLVDLCSDLKLELTDAILSIVDVVGKINLVDYFPILEKIDPQRMRYRTNIYFGKLNKLFGDMINERLEEKSEKSDILQVLLNHSAENPQEMDQNYVNSMLLDIFIGGIDTITSTLEWAMAEILRQPEIMKKVQVELAQVVGKGKPIEEADVSRLPYLQFIIKETLRLHPPAPFLIPRRVDQDVELCDYIIPKGSLVLVNAWAIGRDSSFWEDALVFKPERFWSLELDMRGKDFELIPFGAGRRTCPGFPLALRLMPVILGSMLNSFNWKLEACIEPKDLDMEEKFGVILGKAHPLRAIPSPL; encoded by the exons ATGGATTACCATACACTTGCGATGGGATCAAGTTTTGCCTTGATCAGTTTTGTTAATAATATAGCAAAAATATGTAGCAAAGGAAGCAAAAAACTTCCACGAGGGCCATCACCATGGACAATTATTGGAAATCTTCACTTGTTAGTTACAAAACCTCATATATCACTAGCCAATCTTGCAAAAAAATATGGTCCAATTATGAGTTTAAAGTTAGGACAAATAGCATTAGTGGTCATTTCTTCATCAGCTATGGCAAAACAAGACTTGGCCTTTTCTTCTAGATTTATCCCTAATGCCCTTCAAGCACAAAACTATTGCAAATTTTCTATGTCATGGCTTCCTGTTTGTCCTCAATGGCGAATGCTTCGGAGAATATTGAACATAAATATCTTCTCTACCAATAGGCTTGATGCAAATCAACATCTAAGGTCTCAAAAGGTGAATGAATTGATTGCTTATTGTGAAAAATGTTGTCAACAAG GTGAAGCTGTGGATGTAGGTCAAATTGTTTTCAAGACTAATCTCAATTTAGTGTCAAACACCCTTTTCTCCAAGGATTTGGTTGATCTTTGTTCAGATTTGAAG ctTGAGCTGACAGACGCGATCTTGAGCATCGTTGATGTTGTTGGGAAGATCAACCTAGTGGATTATTTCCCTATACTTGAAAAGATTGATCCTCAAAGAATGAGGTATCGCACAAACATCTATTTTGGTAAGTTGAATAAACTCTTTGGTGATATGATCAATGAGCGGTTGGAAGAAAAGAGTGAAAAGAGTGATATTTTACAAGTGCTTCTCAACCACAGTGCAGAAAATCCCCAAGAGATGGATCAAAATTATGTGAATTCCATGCTCCTG GACATATTTATTGGTGGAATCGATACAATTACAAGCACGTTAGAATGGGCAATGGCAGAAATACTTAGACAACCAGAGATTATGAAGAAAGTCCAAGTTGAGCTTGCACAAGTCGTTGGAAAAGGAAAACCAATAGAAGAGGCTGATGTATCCAGACTCCCTTACTTGCAATTTATCATCAAAGAAACATTAAGACTTCACCCACCAGCTCCATTCTTAATCCCCCGCAGGGTGGATCAAGATGTTGAATTGTGTGATTATATCATTCCAAAGGGTTCACTAGTACTAGTCAATGCGTGGGCAATTGGTCGTGATTCTTCTTTTTGGGAAGACGCTTTAGTGTTCAAACCTGAGAGATTCTGGAGTTTAGAATTGGATATGCGTGGAAAAGATTTTGAATTGATTCCATTTGGTGCTGGCAGAAGAACATGCCCTGGATTTCCATTGGCATTGAGATTGATGCCAGTAATATTGGGCTCGATGTTGAATTCATTCAATTGGAAACTTGAGGCATGCATTGAGCCAAAAGACTTAGACATGGAGGAGAAATTTGGTGTCATCTTAGGCAAAGCTCATCCTTTGCGAGCTATCCCATCTCCTCTTTGA